The following coding sequences are from one Aethina tumida isolate Nest 87 chromosome 2, icAetTumi1.1, whole genome shotgun sequence window:
- the LOC109596768 gene encoding uncharacterized protein LOC109596768 isoform X1, whose product MCTQFIEQVQILMEVQQIKANEKLFGKSNYMWLCSKKVTMLYMSTKDEFRLRQALNKISVNEQIQVMKQLLTWLDHNPNAQALKIPEITLKLLEDTTTNKMLSDVSFSRMNSFRKSLRRFSLRPNKIEPTTFNNNQKIGRSVTFKEEPTVYSIVE is encoded by the exons ATGTGTACACAGTTCATAGAACAG GTTCAAATCCTTATGGAAGTACAACAAATAAaagcaaatgaaaaattatttgggAAATCTAACTATATGTGGCTTTGCAGTAAAAAAGTCACAATGCTTTATATGTCCACAAAAGATGAATTTAGATTAAGACAAGCACTAAATAAG atatCTGTAAATGAACAAATACAAGTTATGAAGCAACTTCTCACATGGCTTGATCATAATCCCAACGCTCAAGCTTTGAAGATACCCGAAATAACTTTGAAACTTCTCGAGGACACAACCACCAATAAAATGTTGAGCGACGTATCATTCTCAAGAATGAACAGTTTTCGAAAAAGTTTAAGAAGATTTTCGTTGAGACCCAATAAAATTGAACCAACCACTTTTAATAACAACCAAAAAATTGGAAGATCAGTCACATTTAAGGAAGAACCAACTGTTTATAGTATTGTAGAATAG
- the LOC109596768 gene encoding uncharacterized protein LOC109596768 isoform X2: MEVQQIKANEKLFGKSNYMWLCSKKVTMLYMSTKDEFRLRQALNKISVNEQIQVMKQLLTWLDHNPNAQALKIPEITLKLLEDTTTNKMLSDVSFSRMNSFRKSLRRFSLRPNKIEPTTFNNNQKIGRSVTFKEEPTVYSIVE, encoded by the exons ATGGAAGTACAACAAATAAaagcaaatgaaaaattatttgggAAATCTAACTATATGTGGCTTTGCAGTAAAAAAGTCACAATGCTTTATATGTCCACAAAAGATGAATTTAGATTAAGACAAGCACTAAATAAG atatCTGTAAATGAACAAATACAAGTTATGAAGCAACTTCTCACATGGCTTGATCATAATCCCAACGCTCAAGCTTTGAAGATACCCGAAATAACTTTGAAACTTCTCGAGGACACAACCACCAATAAAATGTTGAGCGACGTATCATTCTCAAGAATGAACAGTTTTCGAAAAAGTTTAAGAAGATTTTCGTTGAGACCCAATAAAATTGAACCAACCACTTTTAATAACAACCAAAAAATTGGAAGATCAGTCACATTTAAGGAAGAACCAACTGTTTATAGTATTGTAGAATAG
- the LOC109596750 gene encoding 18S rRNA aminocarboxypropyltransferase produces the protein MDERRPEDVDETSSSCESSECEEEESPSYQVAMWDFNQCDPKKCSGRKLARMNLIKSLKIKQRFPGLVLTPTGDRCVSPCDKSIVEKKGIAVVDCSWAQIDKTPIAALKPAHGRLLPFLVAANPINYGKPCQLSCVEALAATMYITGFKNHAEYYLSKFSWGHSFFEVNQKLLDIYANCKDSAEVIQKQNEYIEEEQNLQKNRREMPDFPESSSSDSE, from the exons atGGATGAGAGAAGACCTGAAGATGTGGATGAAACAAGTTCATCCTGTGAATCAAGTGAATGCGAAGAAG AAGAAAGTCCTTCATATCAAGTTGCTATGTGGGACTTCAATCAGTGTGATCCAAAAAAGTGTTCCGGTCGAAAATTGGCcagaatgaatttaataaaaagtcttaaaattaaacaaaggtTCCCTGGTTTAGTTCTAACACCTACGGGAGATAGATGTGTTAGTCCATGTGATAAgagtattgttgaaaaaaaggGTATTGCAGTTGTGGATTGTTCATGGGCGCAAATTGATAAAACACCAATTGCCGCACTAAAACCTGCCCATGGGAGATTGTTGCCATTTCTTGTAGCTGCTAATCCCATAAATTATGGCAAGCCTTGTCAGCTCAGCTGTGTGGAAGCTCTTGCTGCAACAATGTATATTACAGGTTTCAAAAATCATGCTGAATATTACCTCAGCAAATTTTCTTGGGGCCATTCATTTTTTgaagtaaatcaaaaattattagatatttatgcAAATTGTAAAGATAGTGCTGAAGTGATACAGAAACAGAatgaatatattgaagaagagcaaaatctacaaaaaaatAGAAGAG AGATGCCTGATTTTCCTGAGAGTTCCTCCAGTGACAGTGAATAA
- the LOC109596751 gene encoding folliculin, whose protein sequence is MEGVVALGHFCETHGPIVIFSTERTNEQPEDKPQHINNSPICDSCKSINAEDAIVSDNNNKYYVSTRLPLIEETAFLLKNAVVKSISCEEMGKEGGLMYFGDSQRGHVITLTFYLADSQARGFIRKYCLLILLRDKVHLLNNWPHLTKHFKTIADYLKENALKINSQEQLTCSQKAARQALQQTRKNISGRSLQQLTGVESIFMELHMWFVWLLSVNSFEEIQSNVEQIPIKCDRSIKLRNLYRNMSREVFHKVCYCILTGIKVECDTELMSNFKQILPTNFKLPQTGDACKLLQNESKWEIQWRGNLPLKLPSLLTLIDDGLNNASLPDEAIESYLVSFCYKWYNIASNIACIELHSQELLEILGVHKYDMPLLSYWTTQIRNSGTEL, encoded by the exons ATGGAGGGAGTTGTGGCTTTGGGACATTTTTGTGAAACTCATGGGCCCATCGTCATTTTTTCAACGGAAAGAACGAATGAACAACCTGAAGACAAACCACAACATATAAATAACAGTCCCATTTGTGATTCCTGCAAATCTATAAATGCGGAAGATGCAATAGTTAGTGACAACAACAATAAGTATTATGTTTCTACTCGTTTACCTCTAATTGAAGAAAcggcatttttattaaaaaacgctGTAGTTAAAAGCATCAGCTGTGAA GAAATGGGGAAAGAAGGTGGTTTAATGTACTTTGGGGATAGTCAAAGAGGGCATGTAATAACTTTAACATTCTACCTAGCAGATTCACAGGCTAGaggttttataagaaaatactgCTTACTTATATTACTTAGAGATAAGGttcatttattgaataattggcCACATCTGACAAAACACTTTAAAACCATTGCTgattatttgaaagaaaatgcCTTGAAAATTAACAGCCAAGAACAATTAACTTGTTCTCAGAAGGCTGCCCGACAGGCTCTGCAGCAAACTAGgaaaa atatttctgGAAGGTCTTTACAGCAATTAACAGGTGTCGaatcaatttttatggaaTTGCATATGTGGTTTGTGTGGTTACTTAGTGTTAACAGTTTCGAAGAAATACAATCCAATGTTGAACAAATTCCTATTAAATGTGATagatctataaaattaagaaatctgTATAGAAATATGTCTAGAGAAGTATTTCACAAAGTCTGTTATTGCATCCTCACAGGAATTAAAGTAGAATGTGACACGGAActaatgtcaaattttaaacaaatactacctactaattttaaacttcCACAGACTGGTGATGCCTGTAAATTACTTCAAAATGAATCCAAATGGGAGATACAATGGAGGGGAAATTTGCCATTAAAACTTCCAAGCCTTCTAACACTTATTGATGATGGATTAAATAATGCTAGTTTACCAGATGAGGCAATTGAATCATACCTAGTaagtttttgttataaatggtATAATATAGCATCCAATATTGCCTGCATTGAACTGCACAGTCAAGAATTATTAGAGATATTGGGTGTTCATAAGTATGATATGCCTCTTTTATCATATTGGACCACACAGATTAGAAATTCTGGAACAGAActgtga
- the LOC109596752 gene encoding p21-activated protein kinase-interacting protein 1-like has protein sequence MSKQATFEVILGTYEEFLLGYYFYAKQTEVVQSFASHDHSSSIRSVAYSGNYLASGGADDKIFIYDLKTRKEHCVLTQHDSTISALQFTSNHSHVISGSSDGVLAIVRTGNWQLEKIWEKAHKGSAILDIAVHESGKLALTLGSDCSLRTWNLVKGRQAYVINLNSKSKDAKSLEKIVWAPDGVHFILYGGKYIEIWSIESGGIVKVIELKEKVCSCIWYTDEKLIFGLENGDLGHYTIESEEIETFKAGESRIKAIATYESYIVTVTSSGEFKIWNKNLKEIVAHNTGCRITCLCIVPQIKVKIEEDTNISEEMTIVDSPPKPLKPKVIIEIEDTDNDITNIPKKKKVKKSKNSNSEVNITEDQIASVPKKKKKTNLNNSESEIGNADNVVTTAPKTKKVKNSKINNSDTNNVLEDQTASVPKKKKKRHLKKCENEIEEADDAVSTAPKTKKAKNSKINNSDVNVREDQIVSVPKKKNKMHLKNNRNDIEDAHYIQTTAPKIKKAKIFKNSVIEINEDNINGKQENRTSKKKK, from the exons ATGAGTAAACAGGCGACGTTTGAAGTTATTCTTGGTACATATGAGGAATTTTTACTCGGATATTATTTTTACGCTAAG CAAACCGAAGTAGTTCAAAGTTTTGCGTCACACGACCACAGCAGTAGTATTCGTTCGGTAGCGTATTCAGGAAATTATTTAGCATCTGGTGGGGCAGAcgacaaaattttcatttatgacTTGAAAACCAGAAAGGAACATTGTGTGTTAACACAACATGATTCAACAATATCGGCTTTGCAATTCACCAGCAACCATTCCCATGTGATTTCAGGAAGTAGTGATGGCGTTTTGGCCATTGTAAGGACGGGAAACTGGcaattggaaaaaatttgGGAGAAAGCCCATAAAGGAAGTGCCATATTAGATATTGCAGTCCATGAATCTGGAAAGTTAGCCTTGACATTGGGTTCAGATTGCAGTTTAAGAACATGGAATTTGGTAAAAGGTAGACAAGCTTATGTAATTAACTTAAACAGTAAAAGCAAAGATGCCAAGAGtttggaaaaaattgtttgggcCCCAGATGgtgttcattttatattatatggaggtaaatatatagaaatttgGAGCATAGAATCAGGTGGGATTGTAAAAGTGATTGAACTTAAAGAAAAAGTATGTTCTTGTATTTGGTATACAGATGAAAAGCTAATATTTGGGTTAGAAAATGGTGATTTAGGACATTATACAATTGAATCTGAAGAAATAGAAACATTCAAAGCTGGAGAAAGTCGAATAAAAGCAATTGCCACATATGAAAGTTATATTGTAACAGTGACAAGTTCtggtgaatttaaaatatggaataaaaaCCTCAAAGAAATTGTTGCACATAACACTGGGTGCCGCATTACATGTTTGTGTATTGTACcacaaattaaagttaaaattgaagAAGATACAAATATATCTGAAGAGATGACAATTGTAGATTCTCCACCAAAACCATTAAAACCCAaagtaattattgaaattgaagATACAGATAATGATATTACTAATATAcctaagaaaaaaaaagtaaagaagTCAAAGAACAGTAACAGTGAAGTTAATATTACAGAAGATCAAATAGCCTCTGTACctaaaaaaaagaagaaaacaaatttaaataatagtgaaAGTGAAATTGGAAATGCAGATAATGTAGTAACCACTGCACCTAAGACAAAGAAGGTAAAGaattcaaaaatcaataacaGTGATACTAATAATGTTCTGGAAGATCAAACAGCCTCTGTACctaagaaaaagaagaaaaggcatttaaaaaaatgtgaaaatgaaattgaagAAGCAGATGATGCAGTATCCACTGCACCTAAGACAAAGAAGGCAAAGaattcaaaaatcaataatagtGATGTTAATGTTAGAGAAGACCAAATAGTCTCTGTACCTaagaaaaagaataaaatgcatttaaaaaacaatagaaatgaCATTGAAGATGCACATTATATACAGACAACTGCGCCCAAGATAAAAAAGGCAAAGATTTTTAAGAATAgtgttattgaaattaatgaagatAACATTAATGGAAAACAAGAAAATAGGacgagtaaaaaaaaaaaataa
- the LOC109596757 gene encoding stress-associated endoplasmic reticulum protein 2: protein MAPKQRMRFANEKAMKNVTMRGNVPKSSKNQDEKTPVGPWLLALFIFVVCGSAVFQIIQSIRMA from the exons ATGGCTCCAAAACAAAGAATGAGATTCGCCAACGAAAAGGCCATGAAGAATGTAACTATGAGGGGAAACGTACCGAAATCATCC aaaaatcaAGATGAGAAGACACCAGTAGGCCCTTGGCTGTTGGcccttttcatttttgttgtttgtggATCTGCAGTTTTCCAAATCATCCAGTCCATTCGTATGGCTTAA
- the LOC109596746 gene encoding V-type proton ATPase subunit E, which yields MSLSDADVQKQIKHMMAFIEQEANEKAEEIDAKAEEEFNIEKGRLVQQQRLKIMEYYEKKEKQVELQKKIQSSNMLNQARLKVLKVREDHVRAVLEEARKRLGEVTADQGKYSQILESLILQALYQLFEKNVLVRVRPQDRQLVQSLLPTVATKYRDATGKEVILKIDEDTQLSQETTGGIELLAQNNKIKISNTLEARLDLIAQQLVPQVRTALFGRNVNRKFTD from the exons ATGTCTTTAAGCGACGCCGATGTACAAAAACAA ATTAAGCACATGATGGCTTTCATTGAGCAAGAAGCCAATGAAAAGGCCGAAGAAATTGATGCCAAGGCAGAAGAGGAATTCAACATTGAGAAGGGACGTCTGGTTCAACAACAGAGGTTAAAAATCATGGAGTACTATGAGAAAAAGGAGAAACAAGTGGAATTGCAAAAGAAAAT TCAGTCATCCAACATGTTGAATCAAGCCCGTCTCAAGGTACTCAAAGTTCGTGAAGATCATGTACGCGCTGTTCTGGAAGAAGCCCGCAAACGTTTGGGTGAAGTCACCGCAGACCAAGGGAAATACTCTCAAATTCTGGAGTCCTTGATTTTGCAGGCTCTGTACCAG CTTTTCGAGAAAAACGTTTTGGTAAGAGTGAGGCCCCAGGACCGTCAATTAGTACAATCCCTTTTGCCTACTGTCGCCACCAAGTACCGTGACGCCACCGGCAAGGAAGTGATACTGAAAATCGATGAAGACACGCAGCTCTCGCAAGAAACTACCGGCGGCATTGAACTGCTCGCACAGAATAACAAGATTAAGATCAGCAACACCTTGGAAGCTCGTTTGGACCTGATCGCCCAACAGCTGGTGCCACAAGTTCGTACAGCCTTGTTCGGACGTAACGTGAACCGCAAATTCACCgactaa
- the LOC109596761 gene encoding mediator of RNA polymerase II transcription subunit 29 gives MNVLINQPNPLLQQQQLQQQQQQQQQQQQVQQQQQQQQQQQQQQQQQQQPQPLLNNISKIKSLVGPLREKLSSTIKTAAQTLTQNSQVDAGSQKSVDTQLPRFDKHLEEFYSICDQIELHLKTSIKCLSQHESSNRYLNIPVNTTRCDTIGVNENQLTYPQFLATASAQVAYTKEIHDTLVAAAQNISPSD, from the exons atgaatgtattaattaatcaacccAATCCCCTGTTGCAACAGCAGCAGTTGCAACAGCAacaacagcagcagcagcagcagcaacaaGTACAacaacagcagcagcagcaacaacaacaacaacagcagcagcagcaacaacaacagcCTCAGCcacttttaaataacatttccaaaataaaatctttggtTGGACCACTGAGGGAGAAACTATCT TCAACTATCAAGACTGCAGCACAAACTCTAACTCAAAACAGCCAAGTCGATGCTGGTTCACA gaaaaGTGTAGATACCCAGTTACCAAGGTTTGACAAACACCTAGaagaattttattctatttgtgACCAAATCGAGCTACACTTG aaaacttcTATTAAATGTCTCAGCCAACATGAAAGCAGCAAcaggtatttaaatattccagtCAATACAACAAGATGTGATACTATTGGGGTGAATGAAAATCAGCTGACATACCCGCAGTTCTTAGCAACAGCAAGTGCACAAGTTGCTTACACAAAGGAAATTCACGATACTTTAGTCGCTGCTGCACAAAATATATCTCCATCTGATTGA
- the LOC109596758 gene encoding serine/threonine-protein kinase dyf-5 isoform X1, whose protein sequence is MNRYTILHQLGDGTYGSVVLGQRKDTGEKVAIKRMKRKYYSWDEAMNLREVKSLKKLHHANVVKLKEVIRENDILYFVFEYLQENLYQLIKDRRVPFPEATVRNMLYQILQGLSFIHRHGFFHRDLKPENILCSGPDLVKIADFGLVREIRSRPPYTDYVSTRWYRAPEVLLHSTTYSSPVDLWAVGCIAAEIYTYRPLFPGTTETDQLYKICAVLGTPDKRQWPECYQLAGAVGFKFPYFVKTPISDVVPQAGPSAVDLLLNLLNWNPTKRPTAQAALKHPFFQVGQEFSSQIQINSAVKQPKINFSQHQQTESKDSLPPTEVQSNNQSFHKNTMPQNIQPSVQINIQSLIKQMPDVDNNPQQPMAPIVYSFGQSDYASKYLISNNPTQSRALPPKKLSWTNFDYENEDFADILGSRIKIPAPEKPKEPKISHYNLQDLLEPLAKASAGTARSQYLSVSRYIAGQPSGVRRGVNPLNYIPSYPDSRRDSGVLREKSGKMELPSIWNDQIKDMSTSTQRIIRGLNTSNTTGIDCTAKYFK, encoded by the exons ATGAATCGTTATACTATTCTGCACCAACTTGGTGATGGAACTTATGGATCTGTGGTCCTTGGCCAAAGGAAAGACACGGGGGAAAAAGTTGCGATCAAGAGGATGAAAAGGAAATATTATTCTTGGGATGAGGCGATGAATTTAAGAGAAGTAAAG tctttaaaaaaattacatcatgCAAACGTCGTCAAACTGAAAGAAGTGATTCGTGAAAATGACATATTGTATTTCGTATTCGAATACCTCCAAGAAAATCTCTATCAACTCATTAAAGACCGAAGGGTACCTTTTCCTGAAGCTACTGTACGAAACATGTTGTATCAG ATATTGCAGGGTTTATCATTTATACATCGCCACGGATTTTTTCATCGTGACCTAAAACCTGAGAACATACTGTGTTCAGGTCCCGATTTGGTTAAAATTGCTGATTTTGGTTTGGTCCGAGAGATTAGGTCCAGACCACCTTACACAGATTACGTATCGACTAGATGGTACAGGGCACCAGAGGTGCTCCTGCACTCGACCACTTACAGCAGTCCGGTAGACCTGTGGGCCGTTGGTTGTATAGCAGCTGAAATATACACTTATCGGCCTCTGTTTCCCGGGACCACCGAGACCGACcagttgtataaaatttgtgccGTTCTGGGAACCCCCGATAAG AGACAATGGCCCGAATGTTATCAACTTGCTGGCGCAGtaggatttaaatttccatatttCGTTAAAACGCCAATCAGTGACGTCGTACCTCAAGCCGGACCTTCTGCAGTTGATCTGCTGTTGAACCTGTTAAACTGGAATCCAACAAAACGACCCACTGCACAAGCAGCTTTGAAACACCCATTTTTCCAA GTCGGCCAAGAATTTTCGTcgcaaattcaaataaacagcGCAGTGAAACAacccaaaataaattttagtcaaCATCAGCAAACCGAGTCGAAGGATTCTTTGCCTCCGACAGAGGTTCAATCCAACAATCAATCTTTCCACAAGAATACGATGCCACAGAACATTCAACCTTCAGTACAGATTAACATTCAGTCGCTTATTAAACAAATGCCAGATGTTGACAACAATCCACAACAGCCAATGGCTCCGATTGTTTACAGTTTCGGCCAATCTGATTAtgcaagtaaatatttaatatcgaaCAATCCGACTCAGAGTAGAGCATTACCTCCAAAGAAATTGTCGTGGACTAATTTTGACTACGAAAATGAGGACTTTGCCGATATATTAGG AAGTAGAATCAAGATTCCTGCTCCAGAGAAACCGAAAGAGCCAAAAATTAGTCATTACAATCTGCAGGATCTTTTGGAACCATTGGCCAAAGCAAGTGCTGGTACTGCCAGAAGTCAGTATTTAAGTGTTTCAAGGTACATAGCAGGTCAACCATCAGGAGTGCGACGAGGAGTTaatccattaaattatataccaTCTTATCCAGACAGCAGAAGAGACAGTGGTGTTTTAAGAGAAAAATCAG gGAAAATGGAACTACCTAGTATATGGAATGATCAAATCAAGGACATGTCAACTTCAACACAAAGGATAATTAGAGGTTTAAATACTTCCAATACGACTGGTATTGATTGCACGGCCAA atattttaaataa
- the LOC109596758 gene encoding serine/threonine-protein kinase dyf-5 isoform X2 translates to MNRYTILHQLGDGTYGSVVLGQRKDTGEKVAIKRMKRKYYSWDEAMNLREVKSLKKLHHANVVKLKEVIRENDILYFVFEYLQENLYQLIKDRRVPFPEATVRNMLYQILQGLSFIHRHGFFHRDLKPENILCSGPDLVKIADFGLVREIRSRPPYTDYVSTRWYRAPEVLLHSTTYSSPVDLWAVGCIAAEIYTYRPLFPGTTETDQLYKICAVLGTPDKRQWPECYQLAGAVGFKFPYFVKTPISDVVPQAGPSAVDLLLNLLNWNPTKRPTAQAALKHPFFQVGQEFSSQIQINSAVKQPKINFSQHQQTESKDSLPPTEVQSNNQSFHKNTMPQNIQPSVQINIQSLIKQMPDVDNNPQQPMAPIVYSFGQSDYASKYLISNNPTQSRALPPKKLSWTNFDYENEDFADILGRIKIPAPEKPKEPKISHYNLQDLLEPLAKASAGTARSQYLSVSRYIAGQPSGVRRGVNPLNYIPSYPDSRRDSGVLREKSGKMELPSIWNDQIKDMSTSTQRIIRGLNTSNTTGIDCTAKYFK, encoded by the exons ATGAATCGTTATACTATTCTGCACCAACTTGGTGATGGAACTTATGGATCTGTGGTCCTTGGCCAAAGGAAAGACACGGGGGAAAAAGTTGCGATCAAGAGGATGAAAAGGAAATATTATTCTTGGGATGAGGCGATGAATTTAAGAGAAGTAAAG tctttaaaaaaattacatcatgCAAACGTCGTCAAACTGAAAGAAGTGATTCGTGAAAATGACATATTGTATTTCGTATTCGAATACCTCCAAGAAAATCTCTATCAACTCATTAAAGACCGAAGGGTACCTTTTCCTGAAGCTACTGTACGAAACATGTTGTATCAG ATATTGCAGGGTTTATCATTTATACATCGCCACGGATTTTTTCATCGTGACCTAAAACCTGAGAACATACTGTGTTCAGGTCCCGATTTGGTTAAAATTGCTGATTTTGGTTTGGTCCGAGAGATTAGGTCCAGACCACCTTACACAGATTACGTATCGACTAGATGGTACAGGGCACCAGAGGTGCTCCTGCACTCGACCACTTACAGCAGTCCGGTAGACCTGTGGGCCGTTGGTTGTATAGCAGCTGAAATATACACTTATCGGCCTCTGTTTCCCGGGACCACCGAGACCGACcagttgtataaaatttgtgccGTTCTGGGAACCCCCGATAAG AGACAATGGCCCGAATGTTATCAACTTGCTGGCGCAGtaggatttaaatttccatatttCGTTAAAACGCCAATCAGTGACGTCGTACCTCAAGCCGGACCTTCTGCAGTTGATCTGCTGTTGAACCTGTTAAACTGGAATCCAACAAAACGACCCACTGCACAAGCAGCTTTGAAACACCCATTTTTCCAA GTCGGCCAAGAATTTTCGTcgcaaattcaaataaacagcGCAGTGAAACAacccaaaataaattttagtcaaCATCAGCAAACCGAGTCGAAGGATTCTTTGCCTCCGACAGAGGTTCAATCCAACAATCAATCTTTCCACAAGAATACGATGCCACAGAACATTCAACCTTCAGTACAGATTAACATTCAGTCGCTTATTAAACAAATGCCAGATGTTGACAACAATCCACAACAGCCAATGGCTCCGATTGTTTACAGTTTCGGCCAATCTGATTAtgcaagtaaatatttaatatcgaaCAATCCGACTCAGAGTAGAGCATTACCTCCAAAGAAATTGTCGTGGACTAATTTTGACTACGAAAATGAGGACTTTGCCGATATATTAGG TAGAATCAAGATTCCTGCTCCAGAGAAACCGAAAGAGCCAAAAATTAGTCATTACAATCTGCAGGATCTTTTGGAACCATTGGCCAAAGCAAGTGCTGGTACTGCCAGAAGTCAGTATTTAAGTGTTTCAAGGTACATAGCAGGTCAACCATCAGGAGTGCGACGAGGAGTTaatccattaaattatataccaTCTTATCCAGACAGCAGAAGAGACAGTGGTGTTTTAAGAGAAAAATCAG gGAAAATGGAACTACCTAGTATATGGAATGATCAAATCAAGGACATGTCAACTTCAACACAAAGGATAATTAGAGGTTTAAATACTTCCAATACGACTGGTATTGATTGCACGGCCAA atattttaaataa